acTTATGTTTAGTTCTGGCTTGATTGGACTAGCTCGGGCTAGACCATCTATCTTTCTAAGTCTGATGTTTTTTCCTAGACTTTGGTAACATTGGACCGGGCTCTCGGACCGGATCTGGAACAGGGTGAAATCCACTTCCAAAACTTAACACCGAGTGTGACCAACAGAGGTGACAAAGCGGAAGCACATCGAGGATAAGACCATATGTTTGATATTGGAAGCCGAGTCAGAAAAAGATTTTTTACCTTGACTACCTACCTAGACGTAAGAGTATACACAAATGTTTTGGTGTGGGAACACGCTGCAGTCTTGTGTAAATCATGAATTAACTtggatgattaaaaaaaatcctaaagTCTTAATGTTTATGTAAGGCTATAAGGCTACTAACTCCATTTCTGGTCAATCCTAAAATGAAGAAAGATGAAAAAATCTGGGAAGGATTGCAGCAGTAAAAGGGTAGAGTTGAGGTAAGCTTTTGCAGATGATTCCTTCGtctaagggcatctccaacccaactccattttttcttttaaaatagaataaaagtgaatatggagtaagaAATGCTCTAACCCAATTTCATATTTCATTCTGTAATGAAATTTattctataaatggagtaatccattttttgtttgttcattactccattatggagtggaaaatggagtTGGATTGAAGCATTTTTActtcatattcacttttacaCTATTTTGGAATACAATatggagttttacattggagatgttCTAAGGTTTTAAATGGGGGCTGGGAATAAGACAGTTTTCCCACCGGATGGAGCATCCACTTCTAAATCCTCAATTCATGTAAAATGTTAACTATTTGCGTTTtactttcaaaataataataaagaaaatttcatCCAGTGGCAGTCCAAATCTACGTACAAATATTATAATCCGCTTATAATAGTAGAAGAACTTCATCATTTTTAAAGTGTATCAAGCAGTTCATTATTATTAACCGTATGCGTATCAACAAAATAATGTATTACTAATAGATTctgaatattatatatagatatatataatgattctttttgtatAATTCAAACAGTTTATATATACTTATAGCTAACTTTGTTTATAAAAGGCTATGTTTTATTCTGCtgatcatttaaatatatattttgaattcattaataattttttaaaaattatggaataataatatattattttaaattattcagATATTTAGTTatgaaataaatagtaatataaaacCTTTTGTCGTCTaatataaatatcttatatatttttttaaaaaaactttataatatttttgatcattttcaccattcaaacatatattttaaatcgaTAGAtctatttaatttacatttgtACCGCTTGATCTGCTTGATCCATTTTTATTATGTGCAATCCATCTGATCTGTTAGATCCGTAATGATTGATTCAATTTGGAGTTTAAGTCCTTCCACTCTATGCAAGAGAAAATACAACTGAAGGAAAAGAAGTGAAAATGACGAAGTTCTAATCAAAACTTTTATAGCCATGTTGAAGATCGTTGACTGTGCAGTTGTTGCTGCTTCGGTTTTGGGATTTATATCACTGTTTGTGGTTTCTAATTTCCAAGACTTCATCTCACTTTGCAGTTCGATGGTTGCTGAGATTAGAGAACTTATCCACATCATTAGTTATTTGGGCGTTTTCTATACCCTTAATTTCTATATTGTATTTGATTCTTTGTAATAGCTGTTTGTTTGGCATGAATGACTTCGTTTTcatgtatgtatattttttcCATTTATGGAGAGTAagaattttataaaagtaaagtttgatagaaaaaatattctctccgtttcaaattatctGTCATTGTAGagcaaattttttgtttcaaaataaagttcgttttcggttttcaatgtaaaatttattgaaaatattctctattttatttttttattggttgaaatatggttatgTATATtagtaatagtgtttttattttgaaaatatataaaattaaatgttttcttaatctgtgtgtatAAACTTAGAACGACAACTAATATGAAATGGAAGgattaatgtataatattttagaacATAGAAGAAGCAAATCACTTTTTGTGATAATGATGCATAATTAATATTTCTCTCTTAACTTCCCAATGCGACACGACCGATTAGATTTTGAACCAAACTAAAGAAGCaatagaataaaaaaagaaaagaaaaaagaagagagtACCGAGACGGCAAGAGACACGTTGAAGGAATGGCCCTCCCCTCCCCTTTGGCATTATGTCAGGCCGTGGCTCCTTTCCCTACGCCACCAATCAATTCAATTcaaaactcatttttttttaattagaaaaagatCTCtgccctcttcttcttctcccttctTCCTCCCATTCTCCAGAGAATCAATCcatttgaatcaattttttgacgaaaaaatataaatcaatcgattaattgatttgatttgatattCAGAGGGGATGGGTTTTCTGGTGGACACCCAAAAGGAAGGAGGCGGACACTCGTGGGGTTACCTCAGGAGTTTGGTCCGAAGGAAACAGGTCGACTCTGCAGCAGCCGAGCCTCGTTCTCATCATCACCAGCTCGCCAAAGCCTTAACTGTTCCTCACTTGGTTGCTATTGGTAAGTTCTGAGTTTTAGGATTTTCTTTTTCCCACCAAGATTGATCCTTTTTGTATGTTTTGTATAAAAGGTGTTGGAGCAACGATAGGAGCGGGAGTGTATATACTTGTGGGAACAGTTGCAAGAGAGCACTCAGGACCCTCTCTTGCTTTGTCCTTTCTTATTGCTGGAATCGCCGCTGCACTCTCTGCCTTTTGCTATGCTGAACTCTCTAGTCGTTGTCCCTCTGCTGGCAGCGCCTATCACTATTCTTACATTTGTGTCGGCGAAGGGTACTCTTTTGTCTCTCTTACTTACTATTCTATTCTATTCTCTGCTGActttgattttcttcttcttggatgATTTTAAAGAGTTGCGTGGTTGATCGGTTGGGCCCTGATTCTGGAATACACGATTGGTGGCTCTGCTGTTGCTCGTGGCATTTCCCCTAATCTGGTCTCTTTACTAGCTTTCCATACTTTTTGTTCGTCAAATTAATGTTCTTTATTATCCTTAAGTTGCTTCATGCTTTCAAAGGCCATGTGTGTGTGGACTATTCATACACATCCTTTCTCTTGGATTCTTGTTTTATAGATCATTTGAGTGTTAGTTatggattaaaaataaaaaatcaaggaatattctctttttttcttcttctttttacttTCTGTTTAGCTAAAGCTTTTTGGGCATTAAAACACTATTACAGGCATTGATTTTTGGTGGTGAAGATGGTTTGCCTTCATTCTTAGCGCGTCACCAGATCCCAGGTcttgatgttgttgttgatcCATCTGCTGCTATTCTTGTCTTCATTGTTACTGGCCTCTTGTGCCTTGGAATTAAGGAGGTGCGTTACATACATACACActcttttttttagtttatttccccactgatttaaattgttaCTTGCAGAGCACATTTGCTCAGGGGATTGTGACTGCAGCCAATGTGTGTGTCTTGTTATTTGTCATCGTAGCTGGCAGTTATCTGGGCTTCAAAACTGGTTGGGCTGGTTATGAACTTTCTTCAGGGTAAGATAAGCATTATTCACCATCCCTTAAGAAGACAAATAGGATCAAACCAaaaccattttattttatttttaaggtTTTTTCCATTTGGAGTGGATGGAATGTTTGCTGGTTCTGCTACAGTCTTCTTCGCTTTCATTGGCTTTGATTCGGTTGCAAGTGCTGCAGAGGAGGTAATTTTGGGAAAGCTTTTTTTACCCTTTCAAGCAACTAGTACTTATAAGGGTATCCATATCTATGGGCAGGTGAAAAATCCCCAGCGGGATTTACCAATTGGAATTGGTCTTTCACTCTTTCTCTGTTGTTCTGTCTACATGATGGTCTCCATTGTGATTGTTGGCTTAGTCCCTTACTATGCCATGGATCCTGACACTCCCATATCCTCTGCGTTTGCTAGTCATGACATGCAATGGGCCGTGTAAGTACATGGTCGTTTCAGATCCAGTTTTTGTCATTCTACTTAGACATATACTTATAAGATTGATTTGGGGACTTTGATGTAGATACTTGATAACTTTAGGAGCAGTCATGGCTCTCTGCTCAGCTTTGATGGGTGCCCTTCTCCCTCAGGTAAAAAATTAGCTCTTTCTTCCTTGATGTGTGGTTGTTTACCTCTCAATATGACTAATACTCATTTTCACAGCCGCGAATTCTGATGGCAATGGCTAGGGATGGTCTGCTGCCTTCTCTTTTCTCAGACGTTAATAGACGCACACAGGTTCCGGTTAAAGCGACCATAGCAACTGGGCTTTGTGCAGCAACCTTAGCCTTCTTTATGGATGTTTCACAGCTCGCAGGCATGGTAAGAGACAGTATTGTTTATTCCTTCTCTAGTGGAACTTTTTCTTcgtaattttagtattttaagaGTTGGTGATGATGGTGCAGGTGAGTGTTGGGACACTTCTGGCATTTACAATGGTGGCAGTATCAGTGTTGATACTCAGATACGTTCCTCCAGATGAGCTACCCCTTCCGGCATCCCTCCAGGATAGAATCGACTCTGTTTCCTTTACATGTGGTGAAACAAAGTCATCCGATCATGTTGGCACTTCTGACAATAGTAATAAACAGCCTTTACTTGCCGAGATTGATGCTTCGGTTCATTTCCCAGTTATGGAGAAACAAGAAGCTCTTGGGTGTTGTAAGTAAATTCCACTATTGAGACACATCCGTATCTTCCACTAAATTGTTTTAGCACAGACTTGACATTTGTCAATGATTTTCTTAATAGGGGTTTTGAGCGAAGAGAACAGAAGGAAGGTCTCTGGATGGAGCATTATGTTCACATGTATTGGGGCCTTCCTTTTAAGTTATGCGGCATCAAGCCTCAACTTCCCAGGGTTGGTTCTCACTCACCATTGTCTATTTAGAGCATTGGTTTTcctcaaaagaaaaaagctttTATTTGCTTCTCATCATCTGAAAATGGTTTACAGGGTTATTAGATATCCACTGTGTGGCGTTGGTGGAAGTCTCCTCCTTGCTGGTTTGATTGCTTTGAGTTCTATAGATCAGGATGATGCCAGACACACTTTTGGACATTCTGGAGGTAAATGAATTActattatgatttgattttgGTAAACAATCAATTTCTTAAGCATGTGAAAGGCAGGCCttaaaatatatcttaagtGTGTTGTGTCAAAATTCGTTTTGAATAGGTTTCATATGCCCGTTTGTACCACTCCTGCCAATCATATGCATCCTAATCAACATGTACCTTTTGGTTAACCTTGGGTGAGCATGCTCCTCTTTTATTTCCCATTATTTGATTCCTATAAAAGAACCATCATAGATGGAATCTCACTGACTGCTTAAACTTAAACAGATCCGCGACATGGGCTCGTGTATCTGTGTGGCTGGTGATTGGAGTGTTGGTGTATGTTTTCTATGGAAGAAAACACAGCTCCCTGGCTAATGCAGTTTACGTAACTACAGCTCATGCGGAGGAGATATATCGTGAACATGAAGCTACTTTGGCATAGTGTCTGTTTGAGGCAAGTTCTTTGGTGACAAGAACTATACATATGTAACAAAATCTGTACTATTACATCGTTTTGGATGAAACAAGACTGGCATAATATATTCCCACACGTtctttgtatataatatatgtaccGATATAATCAGAACAGATTCGGGACTTGTCAGTATGGTATCTCTGTTTGGAGGGTTCATGAGTCTACAAAAATGTTATGCATTTTCTACAAAATGGgtgtttattttcctttatgtTTTAAACACATCATGATAACATGAGCATTCGGCTAGCATTCAGCTATGAAAAATGTCTTTTAAACAATCATTCACTACAATCATGATATGATGGCAGGCAGTAAGGCTAATGCTTAAGGCCAGGCACCCCATTTCTGGTCTTCATCTGGGCGACACCACTCAGCATCCACTTTTTTATTCTCTTTGCTAATGTCTTTTTGAGTGGTTAATGGCCATAGGTCTCCCCAAAAGGATTTCTTGGCTTGCAAATGAAGATGAGGGTTCTTGCTTTTCGTTATCACTCTCCTCTCAAAAGCTCCCTCTGACCCTTCCTCGTTGGTCGGCACACACATGTCCAAAGTCACTTGTTTCCCCTTGCGGAATGGTGGGAATATGATCCTTCCCCATCCTCCTCCCACGCTCGCCCTCCCACTCCCActcccctcttcctcttctgtttCTTTTACTTCTACTTCATCCTCATCAGTATCTTCaccttcgtcttcttcttcttccagctCATCCTCGTCCTCATCGGTGATATCAGAGTCCTGTGCTCTTGGATCAACATAAGGCACCTCAACCACCTGTGTTTTGATGAACTCCTCTGCATACATCAAAATGGATTCGCATATCCGTCAGCTCAAAATGGTCCAACTCTAGCAAATATATGTATCTCATAAAATTAGCCCCAGACTTTTACCATAATCAATCTCGAGATCTTCCGGTTTCCTATTCGCGCGCATCTCCTTCAAAGTCTCCAGTTTCAAATTATCAAGAGGCCATGCTTCCCTATATTTTGAAAGCAAAACCCAAAATACTTCACAATCTTGAAAAAACAACTTTTCTCTCTAggtattttaatattaatatatatcattCAACATCACCAAAAACTACCAACCGTGGGCGCTGACCTCTCCTGAAAACCACAAAGCAAAACTTCTCATCCTCAAAGCCACGCAAGGGAACACCTTTTGTACGCTGCAAAAAAAGGCTTAAGGTTTTGAGTTTGGAGTCATCAGCAAACAGAGAGATGACTAAAACATTTATATGTTTGCACATAAAACATTTATATGTTTGCACAAGGAAGGAACCTTGTAGGAACGCTGAGACGAAGTCCTCTGCAACCGCTGAACAAAATGGCAATACTTTCCAGTGTTTTCCAACGGACACTTTCCATCATGAGGGCACTGCTCTCGTTTGCAACccaaattatatgttttcacaAATACAttcaacattaaaaaaaacagcaCCTAAGGAGACTTTTTTCAGTATTTTGACACTTACGGGAGCAACAATATGCGCACCGGATTTGAGATCCAGCACTTCCTTGCCAACTTCAGCTTTCTCCTTTTTACGCAGTTTCTTGACAAAAATGGAGAACATTCCAAAATAAGCAGTAGAGGTATAAATAACTTGTGACAGCAAAGGGAAAAACAGATGGCCATTTGAAAACACTACTCTGTTCTCCATCCACAGTATATAGGACCGCATCTGAGATATGATATTAGCACCATGTGGCGTTCCTGGTTCAACCAAAACCTGTTCCGCCAGATCATATGTGAAGAGTTCCGTAAGACTCATTGGATAGTGTAAAAGAGACTCATAGAGGAGGAAGGTTGAAAGCATACCAAGAGATCATCTGTAAGGTCCCAGAGCTGGCGAACCATAGTAATCCTGTCTTTTAGAGATGGTATCTCCCCTAGCACATAAGACTTAAACCACCGTTTGTAAACTTAATCAGCAAATGACTTATAAACAAGAATCATTATAAAGAAGATAAAATGTTAACCCACAGCGATGACAAGCTCATGTTTCCTCTCGGATTTATCATTGAGGATTCTGCATTTCTTGTTGAGCTCCTGGGAAAGGGATAGCAGGCTAGTATACCCATGGATCAGAGGCAAATCCTTGAGGCCTTTGCATATTCATCAtcataacaacaacaaccagTAAGATGAGAATCAAACCACAAGGCAAACACTTTTATCAATTACCCTGAAGCAAGTCACGTCCTGCACGCTGCATTGATTGAGATGGTTCCACTATATTAACTTTCTCCGCACACTTTGGCCAAACCTCTTGAACTGCCCTACAACATTGTCACCACATAGAAAGAGAGAATCAATCAACACCGgaaacaaaataagaaaaagacaaTAATGCCCTCCTCACCAGAAGCCAGAACCGGTGCCGGCACCAAAATCAAGCACCCTCGTAGGCTTAAAACCCGGTAGCCTTCGacgaatctataaaaaaaaattaaaaattgtcaGCTTAATCAAATGTATTACATATATCATCATATTGTATATAGTTCATATACTGGTATATGAActgatataatatatgtaataaaatgaaactagagttaaaaaaaaaaggaagcttTTAAAAGACCTCAGTGAGGACTCTGTAACAGACGGAGTAAGCGGCAGGCATACGAGACGCCACGTAAGCAGCAGTCTCGCCGTCTCTGTACTCGAGACCGCTGTCTCCGTAAACCGTCTGTATCTTCCACCGCTTCGCCTCCACGGAGTTCATCGAATCCGCCAGACGCTTCGCCGTCGTCTCGGGCAAGAGAAGGTTGGAGTCCTTGATCTCCTGGAACGATTCCGACAGCTGGCGAACCTTCTTCCTGATGTGAGGATCGTCTTCCTCGCGGAGGTATTTCTTTATCGCGCGACGGAGACGCACGGGCACGACAAGGCACCTGAACGACTGCTTCGATAGTGTCCTTAGGGCTTCGATCGTGAATGCTTTCGGGGCATTCGCCATTTCTATTGATCTGAATTGCGTTGCGTTGCAGGCGAGGTTTTAGCATAACCTCTCCTCccaggaggaagaagacgagagGGTCTAGGGTTTAGTCCAGTGGGCCAACGctattgtttt
This Raphanus sativus cultivar WK10039 unplaced genomic scaffold, ASM80110v3 Scaffold3259, whole genome shotgun sequence DNA region includes the following protein-coding sequences:
- the LOC108827818 gene encoding cationic amino acid transporter 2, vacuolar, whose protein sequence is MGFLVDTQKEGGGHSWGYLRSLVRRKQVDSAAAEPRSHHHQLAKALTVPHLVAIGVGATIGAGVYILVGTVAREHSGPSLALSFLIAGIAAALSAFCYAELSSRCPSAGSAYHYSYICVGEGVAWLIGWALILEYTIGGSAVARGISPNLALIFGGEDGLPSFLARHQIPGLDVVVDPSAAILVFIVTGLLCLGIKESTFAQGIVTAANVCVLLFVIVAGSYLGFKTGWAGYELSSGFFPFGVDGMFAGSATVFFAFIGFDSVASAAEEVKNPQRDLPIGIGLSLFLCCSVYMMVSIVIVGLVPYYAMDPDTPISSAFASHDMQWAVYLITLGAVMALCSALMGALLPQPRILMAMARDGLLPSLFSDVNRRTQVPVKATIATGLCAATLAFFMDVSQLAGMVSVGTLLAFTMVAVSVLILRYVPPDELPLPASLQDRIDSVSFTCGETKSSDHVGTSDNSNKQPLLAEIDASVHFPVMEKQEALGCWVLSEENRRKVSGWSIMFTCIGAFLLSYAASSLNFPGVIRYPLCGVGGSLLLAGLIALSSIDQDDARHTFGHSGGFICPFVPLLPIICILINMYLLVNLGSATWARVSVWLVIGVLVYVFYGRKHSSLANAVYVTTAHAEEIYREHEATLA
- the LOC108827819 gene encoding uncharacterized protein LOC108827819, translating into MANAPKAFTIEALRTLSKQSFRCLVVPVRLRRAIKKYLREEDDPHIRKKVRQLSESFQEIKDSNLLLPETTAKRLADSMNSVEAKRWKIQTVYGDSGLEYRDGETAAYVASRMPAAYSVCYRVLTEIRRRLPGFKPTRVLDFGAGTGSGFWAVQEVWPKCAEKVNIVEPSQSMQRAGRDLLQGLKDLPLIHGYTSLLSLSQELNKKCRILNDKSERKHELVIASYVLGEIPSLKDRITMVRQLWDLTDDLLVLVEPGTPHGANIISQMRSYILWMENRKLRKKEKAEVGKEVLDLKSGAHIVAPCPHDGKCPLENTGKYCHFVQRLQRTSSQRSYKRTKGVPLRGFEDEKFCFVVFRRGQRPREAWPLDNLKLETLKEMRANRKPEDLEIDYEEFIKTQVVEVPYVDPRAQDSDITDEDEDELEEEEDEGEDTDEDEVEVKETEEEEGSGSGRASVGGGWGRIIFPPFRKGKQVTLDMCVPTNEEGSEGAFERRVITKSKNPHLHLQAKKSFWGDLWPLTTQKDISKENKKVDAEWCRPDEDQKWGAWP